A genomic window from Terriglobia bacterium includes:
- a CDS encoding DUF1788 domain-containing protein — protein sequence MGRIDELATRYRSHIAAPWQRNLAGDQKTIFVVYPKTDERKLRARMELFEMATTSAGHRWRLLDLTDTFARWMANTDYRDVYFEEPETLVMKLRSDFVQYAAGRLREVLMAEGADEDTVVAVQGVACLFGFTRVSLVLKEVVKDIHGRLVVFFPGEYEDNNYRLLDARDGWNYLAVPITLHNGVND from the coding sequence ATGGGAAGGATCGACGAACTGGCGACTAGATATCGCAGCCACATCGCCGCACCGTGGCAAAGAAACCTCGCCGGCGACCAGAAGACGATCTTCGTGGTCTATCCCAAAACCGATGAGCGGAAGCTGCGGGCGCGGATGGAACTTTTCGAGATGGCCACTACCTCAGCCGGGCACCGATGGCGGCTGCTTGACTTGACCGACACCTTCGCGCGGTGGATGGCGAACACCGACTATCGCGATGTTTACTTCGAGGAACCGGAAACGCTGGTGATGAAGCTCCGGAGCGACTTCGTGCAGTACGCGGCCGGCCGGCTCCGAGAAGTGCTCATGGCCGAAGGAGCGGACGAAGACACCGTGGTCGCCGTCCAGGGCGTCGCGTGCCTGTTCGGCTTCACCCGTGTTTCGCTGGTGCTCAAGGAAGTGGTCAAAGACATCCATGGCCGGCTGGTGGTCTTCTTCCCCGGCGAGTATGAAGACAACAACTACAGACTCTTGGACGCAAGGGATGGCTGGAACTATCTGGCCGTGCCGATCACGCTCCATAACGGGGTAAACGACTAA
- a CDS encoding AlpA family phage regulatory protein — translation MPRNQTPGPEGCILRAKKVIELTGLSRSTLWRLQRHGKFPRSRRIGDVAVGWLDAEVRGWINGRFSNED, via the coding sequence ATGCCGCGAAACCAAACTCCTGGACCCGAGGGATGCATCCTTCGGGCGAAAAAGGTGATCGAGCTGACGGGTCTCAGCCGATCCACCCTCTGGCGTCTACAGCGTCATGGTAAGTTCCCGAGGAGTCGGCGGATTGGCGACGTGGCGGTCGGGTGGCTGGACGCCGAGGTTCGCGGTTGGATCAATGGGCGTTTCAGCAATGAAGACTGA
- a CDS encoding sialidase: MESYHRWRRNLLLGLLGIVLLWSAPGSAQRGFPGAGGGTPEGLRFRFMGPAVGNRIAAASGVPGDLNTYYAGAASGGIWKSTDGARTWTPIFDDQPVAAIGALAVSSSDHNVVWAGTGEAWAIRDSDMMGDGVYKSTDAGKTWTHMGLDETGRIGRIIIHPTNPDIVFVAALGRVTGPQQERGVYRTTDGGKNWQRVLFADPNTGCSGLAMDPNNPQVLVAGMWQVEMHTYAMFSGGPGSGVYISRDGGSKWSRIEGHGLPKPPVGKIDVAIAAKDSRRMYALIQTADQGSLWRSDDGGENWAVGSWQRALIGRAGYYIRIAVSPANPDEVLISNSSFWLSTDGGKSFGSGRGIGGGDNHDIWIDPTNADRIIVTHDGGMNVTNDHGKTSTRVSLPIGQMYHVAVDNDVPYRIYSNMQDDGTMRGLSTTPEAAPTPPGGAGGGGGGGGMGGGGGRGGAGGGVWDHGLGGCESGFTLPDLTNTNIIWASCYGNEVTIYDYRTKLARSVSPWMHTLDSEPNKLKYRAHWTPPLAIDPFDHNTVYFGAQVIFKTSNQGTTWSVISPDLSTQNPKYIVSSGGIVGDNLGQFYGEVVFAIAPSQIQKGLIWAGTNDGKVWNTRDGGGRWNDVTQNIKGLPPMGTISKIEPSHFDAATAYIAVDFHLMDNRDPWLYKTTDFGQTWTKVTGNLPKGHPLDYARVIAENPNRKGMLFAGTGHALYYSLDDGANWKQFKEGLPPASVSWIVVQKQAHDLVVSTYGRGLYILEDITPLEQGAMEGAVSAPAVQFVAPRPAYRQGRGGRAQLSYVLKAAPGNAPQLEILDAAGNVIRRIPQAAGRPGLNRVFWDLRYEEGARLIALRTTPPENPHIWEEPRFQGAQTRPITHWGVGQVPGPTAAPGKYSVRLTVDGQSYTQPLQILLPPDAHGTEAEVQEAVKLQLRVRDDISAVADMTNTIEWLRRQIENARKSLAGQSGKDALIKNLDAFDKKMQDIEYTHFISRSEALSDDKYYVEQYKLYLNLIWTYQVIGPGGGDVAGIADYGPTDQAKALVTDFEKQIQTAKGLYTALIEKELPAFNKSIEGSGIPQLQTTGAPPPTPTGRGRGGNPPMQIAGVPPTSIRTGR; encoded by the coding sequence ATGGAGTCGTACCATCGTTGGCGTCGGAACCTGTTATTGGGTTTGCTTGGCATCGTGCTGTTGTGGAGCGCGCCGGGATCCGCGCAGCGGGGATTCCCAGGCGCCGGGGGTGGCACGCCGGAGGGCTTGCGCTTCCGCTTCATGGGACCGGCGGTAGGAAATCGCATTGCCGCAGCCTCGGGCGTTCCGGGAGACCTGAACACCTATTACGCCGGCGCGGCTTCGGGGGGCATCTGGAAATCCACGGACGGGGCCAGGACCTGGACACCCATTTTCGATGATCAGCCGGTCGCCGCGATCGGTGCCTTGGCGGTATCCTCGTCCGATCACAATGTCGTCTGGGCCGGAACGGGAGAAGCCTGGGCCATTCGCGACAGCGACATGATGGGAGACGGGGTCTATAAGTCCACCGATGCCGGAAAGACCTGGACGCACATGGGTCTCGATGAGACCGGGCGCATCGGCCGCATCATCATCCACCCCACCAATCCCGACATCGTCTTTGTCGCCGCGCTCGGCCGTGTCACCGGCCCGCAGCAGGAACGCGGCGTCTATCGCACCACCGACGGCGGCAAGAACTGGCAGCGGGTGCTCTTCGCCGATCCGAACACCGGCTGCTCCGGCCTCGCTATGGATCCCAACAATCCCCAGGTGCTGGTCGCCGGGATGTGGCAGGTGGAGATGCATACCTACGCCATGTTCAGCGGCGGCCCGGGCAGCGGCGTCTACATCTCGCGCGACGGCGGTTCCAAATGGAGCCGCATCGAGGGTCACGGCCTGCCCAAGCCTCCGGTCGGCAAGATCGACGTGGCGATCGCGGCCAAGGACTCCAGGCGCATGTATGCGCTGATTCAGACCGCCGACCAGGGTTCCCTCTGGCGCTCCGATGACGGGGGCGAGAACTGGGCCGTCGGCAGCTGGCAGCGCGCGCTGATCGGGCGCGCCGGCTACTACATCCGCATCGCGGTTTCTCCTGCCAATCCGGATGAAGTGCTGATCTCCAACAGCAGTTTCTGGCTTTCAACGGACGGCGGCAAATCCTTCGGATCGGGGCGCGGCATCGGCGGCGGCGACAACCATGACATCTGGATCGACCCCACCAATGCCGACCGCATCATCGTCACCCACGACGGCGGCATGAACGTCACCAACGATCACGGCAAGACCAGCACGCGTGTAAGCCTTCCGATCGGGCAGATGTATCACGTAGCCGTGGACAACGACGTTCCCTACCGGATTTACAGCAACATGCAGGATGACGGCACCATGCGCGGCCTCAGCACAACGCCGGAAGCCGCTCCGACTCCGCCGGGCGGCGCGGGGGGAGGCGGCGGTGGTGGAGGAATGGGCGGTGGCGGCGGCCGCGGCGGCGCCGGCGGTGGAGTCTGGGATCACGGCCTCGGTGGTTGCGAATCCGGCTTCACGCTTCCGGACCTTACCAACACCAACATCATCTGGGCTTCCTGCTACGGCAACGAAGTGACCATCTATGATTACCGGACCAAACTGGCCCGTTCCGTGAGCCCATGGATGCACACGCTCGATTCGGAGCCGAATAAGCTCAAGTATCGCGCGCACTGGACTCCGCCTCTGGCCATCGATCCGTTCGACCACAACACGGTCTACTTCGGCGCCCAGGTCATCTTCAAGACCTCCAATCAAGGCACAACCTGGTCCGTCATCAGCCCGGATCTCTCCACCCAGAACCCCAAGTACATCGTCTCCTCGGGAGGAATCGTGGGAGACAATCTCGGCCAGTTCTACGGCGAGGTCGTGTTCGCGATCGCGCCTTCGCAGATCCAGAAGGGGTTGATCTGGGCCGGCACCAACGACGGCAAAGTCTGGAACACGAGGGATGGCGGCGGGCGGTGGAATGACGTCACGCAAAACATCAAAGGCCTGCCCCCCATGGGCACGATCTCCAAGATCGAACCGTCGCACTTTGACGCCGCCACGGCCTACATCGCGGTCGATTTTCACCTGATGGACAATCGCGATCCCTGGCTCTACAAGACAACCGACTTCGGCCAGACCTGGACAAAGGTCACCGGCAATCTTCCCAAGGGACACCCGCTCGACTATGCCCGCGTGATCGCCGAGAATCCCAACCGCAAAGGGATGCTGTTCGCCGGCACCGGTCACGCGCTCTACTATTCACTGGATGACGGCGCCAATTGGAAACAGTTCAAGGAGGGGCTGCCGCCGGCTTCGGTCTCCTGGATCGTGGTGCAGAAACAGGCCCACGATCTCGTGGTTTCCACCTACGGCCGCGGACTCTACATTCTGGAAGACATCACACCGCTCGAGCAGGGGGCGATGGAGGGGGCCGTCTCCGCGCCGGCCGTGCAGTTCGTCGCTCCTCGTCCTGCCTACCGGCAGGGGCGCGGTGGTCGCGCGCAACTCAGTTACGTGTTGAAGGCCGCGCCGGGCAATGCGCCGCAGCTCGAAATCCTCGATGCGGCTGGAAATGTCATCCGCAGGATCCCGCAGGCCGCGGGGCGCCCGGGGCTGAACCGCGTGTTCTGGGATCTGCGCTACGAAGAGGGTGCGCGGTTGATTGCGCTCAGGACGACGCCTCCGGAAAACCCGCACATCTGGGAAGAGCCGCGGTTCCAGGGTGCGCAGACACGGCCGATCACGCACTGGGGCGTGGGCCAGGTTCCGGGTCCGACCGCCGCTCCGGGGAAATACAGCGTGCGCCTGACCGTGGACGGCCAGTCCTACACCCAGCCTCTCCAGATTCTGCTGCCGCCTGACGCCCACGGCACGGAAGCCGAAGTTCAGGAGGCGGTCAAGCTGCAGCTGCGCGTTCGCGACGACATCAGCGCGGTCGCCGACATGACCAACACCATCGAGTGGCTGCGCCGGCAGATCGAGAACGCGCGCAAGTCGCTCGCGGGCCAGAGCGGAAAGGACGCTCTGATCAAAAACCTGGACGCGTTCGACAAGAAGATGCAGGACATCGAGTACACGCATTTTATTTCGAGGTCGGAAGCGCTCAGCGACGACAAGTACTACGTCGAGCAGTACAAGCTCTACCTCAACCTGATCTGGACCTATCAGGTGATCGGCCCCGGCGGCGGCGATGTCGCCGGCATCGCGGACTACGGCCCGACGGACCAGGCCAAGGCGCTGGTGACCGACTTCGAAAAGCAGATTCAGACTGCGAAGGGACTGTATACCGCCCTGATCGAGAAGGAGCTGCCTGCTTTCAACAAGTCGATTGAAGGAAGCGGAATCCCGCAGCTTCAGACGACGGGAGCCCCCCCGCCGACCCCCACGGGCCGCGGCCGGGGTGGAAATCCGCCGATGCAGATTGCCGGCGTTCCCCCAACCTCGATCCGGACCGGCCGGTGA
- a CDS encoding serine/threonine-protein kinase, which produces MPEIGQTVSHYRILQKLGEGGMGVVYRALDTRLNREVAIKLLAPDLAGDRKFRERFDREAKVISSLDHPHICALHDVGEHEGVHFLVMQYLEGETLAERLKRGPLPLDQALRHAIEIAEALDAAHRKGIVHRDLKPGNVMLTKAGAKLLDFGLAKAAPAAGGTAATMLPTAEAPITAEGTVLGTFQYMAPEQLEAGETDARTDIFALGAMLYEMVTGKRAFEGKSQASLIAAILEHDPAPVMSLQPTAPAALDRLIHQCLAKSPDQRRQSAHDLAVELKWIKETRGQADVVELPPKPAWLRKVSMGAALLVLGALGAILVMQLFTGAAARAPDHIVRAAINLAPGDAVAKPGNYPLVAISPDGTKIVFEGLHAGTEQLFIRGVDEETPRPIPGTEGGKCPFFSPDNRWLGFWAGGMIRKMDLSSNASQAITAVQQLRSALWTVDDTIIFPPLFFTGLAQASAIPGAWEMLTQPNTEQKEKSHRFPAMLPGGKEILFTILPGDVTSHDDALIAVLSLKTRQWKVVLRGGRCPRYAPTGHLVYARFGSIWAAPFDLGSLKVTGESVVIVNDVSMSSGVGAAHFDFSSNGSLVYVPAIKDPLPSRIVLVDRRGNVETLYESNEHPNFVSASSDGTRLALEMANANEAIWLYDIRRKMPTKLSNVFGDALQPAWTPDNAWVTFATVLPPGLISVAADFSGKEARLFTAALKDQSAAGMIRLPSWSRDGRHVAFDKWSIGTRTDVVYLTVGGDPNPVAFLKTPADETNARFSPAGPWLAYESDENKPGRSEIYVTAFPNKGGRVQISTGGGTYPRWSRDGRELFYRQGNKVMAVPLEIGSTIIPGKPQMITDGPYELAYDVMPDGRLVLIQNPEIPPTTHLKLVLNWFEELKRLVPAGKK; this is translated from the coding sequence ATGCCCGAGATCGGCCAGACCGTTTCGCATTACAGGATTCTCCAGAAACTGGGCGAAGGAGGCATGGGCGTGGTCTACCGCGCCCTCGACACGCGGCTCAACCGCGAAGTTGCCATCAAACTGCTTGCGCCGGACCTGGCCGGCGATCGGAAATTCCGAGAACGTTTCGACCGAGAGGCCAAGGTCATCTCCAGCCTCGACCACCCGCACATCTGTGCGCTGCACGACGTAGGCGAACACGAAGGCGTCCACTTCCTCGTCATGCAGTACCTGGAGGGGGAGACCCTGGCCGAGCGCCTGAAGCGCGGGCCACTGCCGCTCGATCAGGCGCTCCGGCATGCCATCGAGATCGCCGAGGCACTCGACGCAGCTCACCGGAAGGGCATCGTGCATCGCGATCTCAAGCCGGGCAACGTCATGCTGACGAAGGCGGGCGCCAAGCTCCTTGATTTCGGGCTTGCCAAGGCGGCCCCGGCGGCCGGTGGGACGGCGGCAACGATGCTGCCGACGGCCGAGGCGCCGATCACGGCGGAAGGGACGGTGCTGGGAACATTCCAGTACATGGCGCCGGAACAGCTGGAAGCCGGCGAGACCGACGCCCGCACCGACATCTTCGCGCTCGGTGCGATGCTTTACGAGATGGTCACGGGCAAACGGGCTTTTGAGGGAAAGAGCCAGGCGAGCCTGATCGCCGCCATTCTGGAGCACGATCCGGCGCCGGTCATGTCGCTTCAGCCGACGGCGCCTGCGGCGCTCGACCGCCTGATTCATCAGTGCCTCGCCAAATCTCCTGACCAGCGCCGCCAATCGGCGCACGACTTGGCTGTGGAGCTCAAGTGGATCAAGGAAACCAGAGGCCAGGCGGATGTGGTTGAATTGCCGCCAAAGCCGGCTTGGTTGCGCAAGGTGTCGATGGGTGCTGCTTTGCTGGTATTGGGCGCGTTGGGCGCGATCCTGGTGATGCAGCTGTTCACAGGCGCAGCCGCGCGGGCGCCGGATCATATCGTGCGCGCGGCGATAAATCTCGCCCCTGGGGACGCAGTTGCTAAACCCGGGAATTACCCCTTAGTTGCCATCTCTCCCGATGGCACCAAGATCGTTTTCGAGGGCCTCCACGCAGGCACAGAGCAACTCTTTATAAGGGGTGTCGACGAAGAAACGCCCAGGCCGATCCCAGGCACCGAGGGAGGGAAATGCCCATTCTTTTCACCTGACAACCGTTGGCTTGGATTCTGGGCCGGAGGCATGATTCGGAAAATGGACCTCAGCAGCAATGCATCCCAGGCGATCACAGCTGTGCAGCAACTGCGCAGTGCGCTCTGGACAGTCGATGATACCATCATCTTTCCTCCATTGTTCTTCACGGGTCTCGCTCAGGCTTCTGCCATTCCCGGCGCATGGGAAATGCTGACCCAGCCAAACACCGAGCAGAAAGAGAAGAGCCACAGGTTTCCGGCGATGCTGCCAGGGGGCAAGGAGATACTCTTCACCATTCTTCCAGGCGACGTCACGTCGCACGACGATGCACTGATCGCAGTGCTCTCACTTAAAACGAGGCAATGGAAGGTAGTACTCCGAGGCGGCCGATGCCCGCGATATGCGCCGACGGGCCACCTTGTCTACGCGCGGTTTGGTTCCATTTGGGCTGCGCCATTCGACCTTGGCAGCCTCAAGGTTACGGGTGAATCCGTCGTGATTGTGAATGACGTTTCCATGTCATCCGGTGTCGGCGCTGCACACTTCGACTTCTCATCCAATGGATCACTGGTCTATGTGCCGGCAATTAAGGATCCCCTTCCCTCCAGGATCGTTCTGGTGGATCGCCGGGGCAATGTCGAAACGCTTTACGAATCAAACGAACATCCGAATTTCGTCAGCGCCAGCTCCGACGGAACCAGACTTGCGCTTGAAATGGCCAATGCAAATGAGGCTATCTGGCTCTATGATATCCGCCGCAAGATGCCGACTAAGTTGAGTAACGTTTTCGGCGATGCTCTTCAGCCCGCTTGGACTCCCGACAATGCATGGGTCACGTTTGCCACCGTCCTTCCCCCGGGCTTGATCTCTGTGGCGGCAGACTTCAGCGGCAAGGAAGCCAGGTTATTTACTGCTGCGCTCAAGGATCAGTCTGCGGCTGGCATGATCCGCTTACCTTCCTGGTCAAGAGATGGCAGGCATGTAGCGTTCGATAAGTGGAGCATAGGGACACGCACTGATGTTGTGTACCTTACGGTTGGCGGTGATCCCAATCCGGTTGCTTTCTTGAAAACCCCCGCAGACGAAACTAATGCACGATTTTCGCCGGCCGGCCCATGGCTGGCTTATGAATCGGATGAAAATAAACCGGGGAGATCCGAGATCTATGTGACGGCCTTCCCCAACAAGGGGGGAAGGGTGCAGATATCCACCGGCGGCGGAACCTACCCGCGCTGGTCGCGCGACGGTCGCGAGCTGTTTTACCGGCAGGGCAACAAAGTCATGGCGGTGCCTCTGGAGATCGGCTCGACAATCATTCCCGGGAAGCCGCAAATGATCACCGACGGCCCATACGAGCTAGCCTATGACGTCATGCCGGATGGCCGGCTGGTGCTGATCCAGAATCCGGAAATCCCACCGACGACACATCTGAAGCTGGTCCTCAACTGGTTCGAGGAACTCAAGCGCCTCGTCCCCGCCGGAAAGAAGTAA
- a CDS encoding transposase zinc-binding domain-containing protein produces the protein MARGFLRVHCDACRLDRIVPYSCKRRGFCPSCGGRRMADAAAHLVDHVFPEVPVGQWVLSLPFALRYRLAYDSSLMRDVLQIFVRTIFASIRRRAGMSASNRQARCGAVAFIQHFSDALNLDPHPNSKARIGHQNPHV, from the coding sequence TTGGCCCGAGGTTTTTTGCGGGTTCACTGCGATGCCTGCAGACTGGATCGGATTGTCCCTTATTCCTGCAAGCGCAGGGGCTTTTGTCCATCGTGTGGGGGGCGACGCATGGCAGATGCGGCGGCGCATCTGGTGGATCACGTTTTTCCCGAAGTGCCGGTCGGGCAGTGGGTGCTTTCTCTCCCGTTTGCCCTGCGCTATCGTCTCGCTTACGACTCATCCCTGATGAGAGACGTATTGCAGATTTTTGTACGCACCATCTTTGCCTCGATCCGCCGCAGGGCGGGCATGTCTGCCTCGAACCGTCAGGCTCGCTGCGGCGCCGTCGCCTTCATTCAACACTTCAGCGATGCGCTTAACCTTGACCCGCATCCGAATTCGAAGGCAAGGATAGGGCACCAGAATCCACATGTCTGA
- a CDS encoding M48 family metalloprotease has protein sequence MRIRPERRHRVYLLGFLLFASSTVAQIKRYHPDIQNIGKRDLTPNIWGVFPVSSERENALGAELSKQFETTVKLLNDTLVADYVTRLGGKLVQHSDAKSAVEFKIIDSEQADFTVLPAGHIFVNTGLIVGASHEAELAAVLSNAIAHVAARHVMRELSEAQILQLPAIPGVATAWHWSRLERQRNLELPGINLELEGIKSTHEKEADQLAIQYLWNTGYDPAAYITVLEKLAPQKLPPLQLKIQDRLRSAMVGQQSLPDKLPYLMNSPEFDAVKSHLLKRQ, from the coding sequence ATGCGAATTCGCCCTGAGCGCCGCCATAGAGTGTATTTGCTCGGCTTTCTGCTTTTTGCATCTTCGACCGTGGCTCAGATAAAACGATATCACCCCGATATCCAGAACATCGGCAAGCGCGATCTCACCCCGAATATTTGGGGAGTGTTCCCTGTCAGTTCGGAGCGTGAGAATGCCTTGGGAGCGGAACTGTCAAAGCAATTCGAAACAACAGTAAAGTTGCTCAACGACACACTTGTCGCCGATTACGTGACTCGCCTTGGCGGCAAACTCGTTCAGCACTCGGACGCAAAATCCGCCGTCGAATTCAAAATTATCGATTCCGAGCAGGCCGACTTTACAGTCCTTCCGGCAGGACACATTTTTGTGAACACCGGCCTGATTGTTGGGGCCTCCCACGAGGCCGAGCTTGCCGCCGTACTATCGAACGCAATCGCTCACGTCGCCGCACGCCATGTGATGCGAGAGCTGTCAGAGGCACAGATACTTCAACTCCCGGCAATCCCGGGGGTAGCAACGGCATGGCACTGGTCCAGGCTGGAACGCCAGCGAAATCTCGAATTGCCGGGGATAAATCTCGAATTGGAGGGGATCAAATCAACGCACGAAAAAGAGGCCGATCAGCTGGCGATCCAGTATCTCTGGAACACCGGCTATGATCCCGCTGCGTACATCACGGTACTCGAGAAGCTGGCGCCGCAGAAGCTGCCACCGCTGCAGTTGAAAATTCAGGATCGCCTCCGGTCAGCAATGGTGGGGCAGCAAAGCCTTCCTGACAAGCTCCCCTATCTAATGAATTCACCGGAATTTGACGCGGTAAAATCGCACCTTCTCAAGCGTCAGTAG
- a CDS encoding PadR family transcriptional regulator produces the protein MQRESKSARTEIHPGTLYMLILKTLARGPLHGYAIAQHIKCTSADVLKVEEGSLYPALQRMLLKGWVTAEWVAAGPKRRARVYRLTAAGRKQLAAEISDFTRVLQAIVRVIEPA, from the coding sequence ATGCAAAGAGAATCAAAGTCAGCCCGGACCGAAATCCATCCCGGCACGCTTTACATGCTGATCCTCAAGACTCTGGCGCGCGGTCCGCTGCACGGATACGCGATCGCCCAGCATATCAAATGCACGTCCGCGGACGTGCTCAAGGTCGAGGAAGGCTCGCTCTACCCGGCCCTGCAGCGGATGCTCCTGAAAGGGTGGGTCACGGCTGAGTGGGTGGCGGCGGGGCCGAAGCGCCGGGCGCGTGTGTATCGCCTTACCGCGGCGGGCCGCAAACAGCTGGCCGCCGAGATTTCCGACTTCACGCGGGTGCTGCAGGCCATCGTGCGTGTGATCGAACCCGCCTGA